The genomic DNA TTCATGACTTTGCATGCCACAAACAACCTAAACTAAAGCCAACACTGTTTGGTCCCAACATTCATATTATTCAATCAATGTTGCCAAATAACAAGTCAGTGTTCCCAATATTGCCTAAATATGTTCCAGCTACCCACAGCCTTGTTAGTCCTCTCAGTGCATGAAATGTGGCCATTTAAAGGAaagtgaacatactgtagctggcCCTCTTGTGGCCATGACACATGACGGATCCAGATCACATTACACAGCTGACCTGGTTAAAGCCGATCCTCCAGGAAACCCAACACAAAACAGCCCACTGTCCACTCCTGACCTGCACCATGCTTGTCTTTCTAATCTGTGCAACCTGACTAAGGCTACAGACCCCTTCACGGGGAGCAGAATTGAACAGGAGCGCTGATACAGGGAGAGGCAGCCAGAGAGTCTGGCCTCTGGTTGATGAGAGCCCTGACAGCAGTGACCTGCTCCATTTCTGATGCGGTCTTCACACTTTACTTTGTGTGCTCTCATCTCCAATATCCTCTTTCAGCACAGGAGATTGGCATATTTGTTTCTTTCAGGCCCTCTACTCTTCTGGGTGAAATTCAAGCCTTTGTGACGTGTGTCAAATTGTTTTATAAAATGCTTGATGCACTGTGGAATGTTGCAGGGCAGGCGTTGTCTTTTTTGTTACTATCATGTAAACGCAAGGGAATGAAGTCATCTCTCTTCTTGTGCCTCTCAGATCATCATGAACAGCTCTGAGGCAGAGTTGCCGCTGCGACCAGACACGCAGCTGAAGAACGTGGTGCTGCAGGTCCAAGAGCTGTATCCGTTCCACGATGGCTGGAACGTGGCCTGCTTCGTCATCCTCATGCTCTTCATCCTCACCGTCCTCTCCCTCGCTGCGCTGGCATTCCTCTACGAGCTGCTGGACTGCGGGTGCTTCGCCAAAGGCAAGACCGTGCGCGACCTACGCCAAGAGCCTGGCACCTTCTGCCGGGTGATGGAGAGAATGGGGGGCAGCAGCCACACAGAGGTGGtgtagtggagaggagaagtggcTTTCTACAAAGAGGACTATACTGGAAGCACGCAGCACAGAGCACCCCCCGggccacaaccacacacaggtCACACCCCTAAACATATACACAGGTCGTCAAACCTTTTGAGTTCTAATCACATCACTGACAATGAGCAGACTACAGACACAAGCAGAGCGTGGCCTCGGGCTGGCTTCAACCTTTTTTTAAGTCCATGTTTATGTATCGTTTAAGTAAGATATCCTTTCTACAATTAAAGATTCTGATGGGGGTGTgtcaaaattttttttttttattttatcatagCTGAATGGTGGACCAAATGAGGATCTTTGAACAGAGCAGGGACATTGTATTGGATTATAATGGTTGGTTTTGTGCATATTTCAATCTCCACAATTTGCATTTGGGTcaaagggaagggaagagatcTTAATTATAATTGCCTATGGTGCATTTTGAGCATTGTATTGAGTGACCTGCCTTAAGAACCTCCATTAAAAACCTTCCACCAAATAGTGTATGTTACTGTATATATCTGCATTTGGTGCTGATTCAATATGATGCATTGATAGAACTATACATTTCTTCAAAAAGCAAGGCTTTCATATTGTAAATGATCTCTGCAACATTGTGACCACGTACGTAATATCTGCCAAATACCATATACCATATAACCATATGCTGTTGATCTGCTCCGCTCCCATAAAACTACTTCAAACTGGACGTGGTGGGTAGTGATGCTCTATAGATTCTGAATGATTATGTGTGAATAATAAACTGATTAACCATGTTTAGGTTGGGGGCACAGGTCAATCCAGACAAATCTCTGGACCCAGGGGTTTCCAGGGAATCGCTTCCCTGACCATTACACTCACTCTAACAGCTTGGCTCATTTAATCACTTCCATCTGTATACAATGAATCTCCATTTATATCCTAAATAAAATGTGGACTGTTGGTTCTATTTAcacttgcttttgtttacacTGGACAGGGTTTGGCATGGGCACCATCACAGGTCTGTGGCTACACTTTCCCACACACAACGGAGTACATTACACTCTGTGTTATTATGACAACTTTTCTAAAATCCCTGCAACTTGGACCCAAAGTCTTTGCACTACTACAATTCTCTACGTGGCTTGCCTGACATCTAACATCTCCAGGATATTAACAGGTTTGTTAATACATGTGAAAACATGTTCACTTCATCTGTTAGTGGTGATGATGCTTAGGCTGTATGTATCAAACTGAAATTAAGATGCAATAATTTCAGACAGGACTTAACAGGctcaaaacaaatgtcaaaCAAGACACCGGTGCCACTCATCTAACCTGCGCTGTGTTTGGATCCTGAAGCCTCCTTGTCTGGTTTGGACTTCTTCTTCTTGGAAGAGCTGGACTCAGAGGGGGCTGGCCTCTTCTCAACTGCAGGCGTGCTAAGGGCCCTCTTCTTGAACAACTCCCTCTCCCGAAGTAAAGCTGGATCCATCCTGAAAATGAAGTTGATGTTCTTTGATTAGATACGACAGTCTAGAACTCCAGATTCCAGGTCACAGTTTAACACCGCCACTTGTTAAAAAAACAGACAGGAAAACATGTAATTCTTACAAGAAAGCTGTTATTGAGACAAATACAATAGTCACAGTATCGACTAGCGTTACTGATGATGATGGTATGCTGCCTGCCTCCTACAATCTCtctacacatatactgtatcggACGATACAATTATATGACACGTAGCAAGGACTGCTTTGGGGCAATGAACAGTATGTGAatagattaaaaagcaaattaATATGGTCATGGCCAACCTCATGACATGACGTACAACTAATAAGCTATGCTATATCTCCTAACATTAGGGTAACTCTGGATTTTCACTCGGAGTTAATAAGCTAAATTCAATCGAATCACGGTATTATCTGAACGACAACTGCACATATTCGCCGATCTGTCCGTTTTGTATAGTTTTGTGAGTAGCTGATATGGTTTGTTTAAGAATATTTGTACGTTAAGCGTTGGTTTCAAACGAAGTTGTCAATACAGATTCAACAGAGGACTGGAGGTTAGCGTACAAGCTAGCTGACAAGTTAACTTCAATCTTTCGGAAAACGTCAAAAACCAACCTTGTATATCCGACCGCGTGTCCCCTCGTTGAGAGAAACAGTCAGGCTACGTTTGAAATACCAATGTGACGCTCATCTGATACCTGATAAATAAACCGTATACAGTG from Sardina pilchardus chromosome 2, fSarPil1.1, whole genome shotgun sequence includes the following:
- the smim18 gene encoding small integral membrane protein 18, with the protein product MNSSEAELPLRPDTQLKNVVLQVQELYPFHDGWNVACFVILMLFILTVLSLAALAFLYELLDCGCFAKGKTVRDLRQEPGTFCRVMERMGGSSHTEVV